The Vicinamibacteria bacterium genome includes a region encoding these proteins:
- a CDS encoding MFS transporter, with the protein MKEYPEEVVAPGAWRTLAWTSLAVFMASLDATILFVAFPSIRASFPGVSAADLSWILNAYTIVYAALLVPAGRLADRMGRRRVFLWGVGAFTLGSLACALAPSPVLIVVGRVLQAAGGAMLTPSSLALVLAEFPRSKRSLAVSVWAAVGALAAALGPSLGAAIIQFGGWRWAFLLNLPFGVAAMASGSRVLTESRDPSVGELPDVLGALLLISSIGLLAFGLVGGRDRGVFQTLASLGTSLALLAWFLRRSRVVPSPALDLSLFESRSFRYANLATLVFGATFTAMFLGSVLFLTNVWGYSTLQAGLGMTPGPLTVVVVAPMAGRLAGRYGHRRLLVPGGIIFGLAFFMRYLITSSAPRYLAEWLPPLLLSGLGVGLVFPVLAAASTFSLTPNRFAVGSGVNQAIRQIGSVLGVVAVVGLVGRAQGPAALSSFAPLFLLLGLGGFSTALISAAIDTRPSAPQSPVASLALGAGGQRAQRVLRKELHPHG; encoded by the coding sequence ATGAAAGAATACCCAGAGGAAGTCGTGGCCCCCGGGGCTTGGCGCACGCTGGCCTGGACGAGCCTCGCGGTCTTCATGGCCTCTCTCGACGCGACCATCCTGTTCGTGGCGTTCCCGAGCATCCGGGCAAGCTTTCCCGGGGTGTCGGCGGCGGACCTCTCCTGGATCTTGAACGCTTACACCATCGTCTATGCGGCGCTGCTCGTTCCGGCAGGGCGGCTGGCCGACCGCATGGGCCGGCGGCGCGTGTTCTTGTGGGGCGTGGGTGCGTTCACGCTGGGATCCCTGGCCTGTGCCCTGGCTCCGAGCCCTGTCTTGATCGTCGTCGGGCGCGTCCTCCAGGCCGCGGGGGGTGCGATGCTGACACCGTCATCGCTCGCCCTCGTGCTGGCCGAGTTTCCGCGCTCGAAGAGATCCCTGGCCGTCAGCGTGTGGGCGGCGGTGGGGGCGCTCGCGGCTGCCCTCGGCCCATCGCTTGGCGCCGCGATCATCCAATTCGGCGGCTGGCGGTGGGCGTTTCTGCTCAACCTGCCTTTCGGGGTTGCCGCTATGGCGAGCGGGAGCCGGGTTCTCACCGAATCGCGGGACCCCAGCGTCGGCGAGCTGCCGGATGTGCTCGGAGCGCTCCTCTTGATCTCCAGCATCGGCCTCCTCGCGTTCGGACTTGTCGGCGGTCGCGACAGGGGCGTGTTTCAAACTCTGGCCAGCCTGGGCACGAGCCTCGCCCTCCTGGCCTGGTTTTTGCGCCGTTCCCGAGTGGTCCCCTCCCCGGCGCTCGACCTGTCGCTCTTCGAATCCAGGAGCTTTCGGTATGCGAACCTGGCAACCCTGGTTTTCGGGGCGACGTTCACGGCGATGTTCTTGGGCTCGGTCCTCTTCTTGACCAATGTCTGGGGCTACTCGACCCTGCAGGCGGGCCTCGGGATGACGCCCGGGCCTTTGACGGTCGTCGTGGTGGCCCCCATGGCCGGCCGGTTGGCGGGGCGCTACGGGCACCGGCGGCTTCTCGTGCCCGGGGGTATCATATTCGGCCTCGCCTTCTTCATGCGCTACCTCATCACCAGCTCCGCACCTCGCTACCTGGCCGAATGGCTGCCCCCGTTGCTCCTGAGCGGCCTTGGCGTAGGCCTTGTTTTCCCCGTCCTGGCTGCGGCATCAACCTTTAGCCTGACCCCGAATCGGTTTGCCGTGGGTTCGGGAGTGAATCAGGCGATTCGCCAGATCGGATCCGTACTGGGCGTGGTCGCCGTCGTCGGGCTCGTGGGCCGGGCGCAAGGGCCAGCCGCTCTCTCGTCGTTCGCCCCCCTCTTCCTACTGCTGGGACTGGGTGGGTTCTCAACCGCCTTGATCTCCGCCGCGATCGATACCCGGCCGAGCGCCCCGCAATCTCCCGTCGCCTCCCTCGCCCTTGGCGCGGGGGGGCAGCGCGCGCAGCGGGTGCTGCGGAAGGAGTTGCATCCCCATGGCTGA
- a CDS encoding PaaI family thioesterase — protein MAEPLERNIEKMRRQSPSGFAPPIAQLLGIRAVSFDEGNAVLELEAEGRHANPMGTLHGGVLCDLADLAMGVACYSTLGAGESFTTLELKINFLKPIWTGRLTARAEVKKGGRSTAFLTCDIHDDKNSLVAVASSTCMILRGDAARGR, from the coding sequence ATGGCTGAGCCGCTCGAAAGGAACATTGAGAAGATGCGGCGTCAGAGCCCCAGCGGCTTTGCCCCGCCGATTGCTCAGCTCCTCGGCATCCGCGCCGTCTCCTTCGACGAGGGGAACGCCGTCCTGGAGCTCGAGGCCGAAGGGCGGCACGCCAACCCCATGGGCACGCTCCACGGGGGCGTGCTCTGTGACCTCGCCGACCTCGCCATGGGAGTCGCCTGCTACAGCACGCTCGGGGCCGGGGAGTCGTTCACGACCCTCGAACTCAAGATCAACTTCCTGAAGCCCATTTGGACCGGTAGGCTCACGGCGCGCGCGGAGGTCAAAAAGGGCGGCCGCTCCACGGCTTTTCTCACCTGCGACATCCACGACGACAAGAACTCTCTGGTGGCGGTGGCCAGCAGCACGTGCATGATCCTGCGTGGTGACGCGGCCCGGGGGCGTTGA
- a CDS encoding helix-turn-helix transcriptional regulator, which yields MNATYPIAAVAELIGEPARAAILIALTDGRALPAGELARAAAVSAQSASAHLSKLVAGGLLTVQREGRHRYYTMASPDVGHAVEALGVIATNPRAAGQPRPPEARALYNLRSCYDHLAGRVAVELASAFENSRMIQLRGERDYELGPEGPIGFEAFGLNTAALRSSRRRFARRCLDWTERRPHVAGALGAAILSRLIALGWVARLPKTRALRITHRGAGELEGRFGILTRA from the coding sequence ATGAACGCCACCTACCCCATCGCCGCCGTCGCCGAGCTCATCGGCGAGCCGGCTCGCGCGGCGATCCTGATCGCTCTGACCGACGGCCGGGCCCTGCCCGCGGGCGAGCTCGCGCGGGCCGCGGCGGTCTCCGCCCAGTCCGCCAGCGCGCACCTTTCCAAGCTGGTCGCGGGGGGGTTGCTCACCGTGCAGCGCGAAGGCAGGCATCGCTACTACACGATGGCCAGCCCCGACGTGGGTCACGCGGTCGAGGCCCTCGGCGTGATCGCCACGAACCCTCGCGCGGCCGGCCAGCCCCGCCCTCCCGAAGCGAGGGCCCTTTACAACCTGCGCTCGTGCTACGACCATCTGGCGGGCCGCGTGGCCGTCGAGCTCGCGAGTGCCTTCGAGAACTCCCGCATGATCCAGCTCCGAGGAGAGCGGGACTATGAGCTCGGCCCTGAAGGCCCGATCGGGTTCGAGGCTTTCGGCCTGAATACCGCCGCGTTGCGCAGCTCCCGGCGTCGCTTCGCGCGGCGCTGTCTGGACTGGACGGAGCGCAGGCCGCACGTTGCCGGCGCCCTCGGCGCCGCCATCCTCTCGCGCCTCATCGCGCTGGGGTGGGTCGCGCGGCTCCCAAAGACCCGCGCCCTGCGCATCACGCATCGCGGGGCGGGCGAGCTGGAGGGTCGCTTCGGGATCCTGACCCGGGCTTGA
- a CDS encoding NIPSNAP family protein codes for MITLCIRYRIDHNKQRDFEVYARSLSEPIKRCGGDLIGYFLPTRFAGRTNEALALISFADLGAYERYRAALLKDPAAAESIARVESADCIVSEDRGFLQRVP; via the coding sequence ATGATCACCCTCTGTATTCGGTATCGAATCGATCACAACAAGCAGCGCGACTTCGAAGTCTATGCCCGCAGCCTGTCCGAGCCCATAAAGCGCTGCGGGGGAGACTTGATCGGATATTTCCTGCCCACCCGGTTCGCGGGGCGCACGAACGAGGCCCTGGCGCTGATCTCGTTTGCGGACCTCGGCGCGTACGAGAGATACCGGGCGGCTCTCCTCAAGGACCCCGCGGCCGCAGAGAGCATCGCCCGCGTGGAGAGCGCCGACTGTATCGTCAGCGAGGATCGGGGATTCCTGCAGAGGGTTCCCTAG